The following are encoded together in the Penaeus chinensis breed Huanghai No. 1 chromosome 20, ASM1920278v2, whole genome shotgun sequence genome:
- the LOC125036000 gene encoding CAP-Gly domain-containing linker protein 1-like isoform X3, whose translation MYTPFCFASCMEAPGESRIPTVRRSGLPRPSSAVSRLQLSGVQYKPGDPAPIAQARTHIVDPAAHIYEGAPQHHTSPAHHIPAGQAVVPRLRLSSGKVVRYSDGDILEAHSRRASRPSSTGSRLSYPYSSGESWVDEDRVWGRERHRGLRASTESAFSRQLAKITRGSEEDVSDPSLTYRVSSVLGARTCWDGPLLHAAVEPHSKYPTQESVGRRVVVAGTEHGTLRYFGRTAFASGEWCGIELERPVGKNDGSVNGVIYFSCRPDYGIFAPASKVFLILDEIGGNDARSVNVANSGKGQIWQGLMPSSTQTQEPNAVRRRPSDASNATYTIEGRDSSVPNSPESQESLQTRDFTQTKGRSACHDEHEDDVASLGSPEDATCDESSLGILTPDQMPDFTVTASASLGRSPSDEDVAALEDEVCDASLPAEASGREVPLVRWDSEQSMSGVVDEELFKKDVSAIIRELRTSAEVSSSNSSSPTRPHPSPETEQFQHDEEEAEKQQKKEDEKEEEKKKVELQQIQEHKDQEEAIHEEDQSETIHELRGVPIGVDLSRLPAMARRVAPLTTRLLLASSTTGEAAPDVEAAWSGSAAAMTTSAGSLDQGYQGDAECDPRSEGGTGTASSPTEDVRLFQGVIDVERLTEGDVSLADDEAEADHGQVTARDRTARIIDGKLYHNHRELGRPHDPHASEMDSSGFYSDLDPRDREAEDESARTDLEPVQEALGNSSLHDSLLDDHLQDDNTHNDHTLDDHSLKDDLTYNKDASVAVDEEDRSSASTLRPESKDLTSIENTDRSYAPSPTEPKQTSPTPGENVQLTSLGGTKSELAVITAEAKLTDSGIYVEAAEDPTKEQQQAPKVRTYEKPWLSRPPPPKKKEEVRKHLPPPPPMPKKNVQSKLKAMLEAQEPVSEETRRQRQPRKNRWDAVMNKIAEGQKDERVRPRIEVKSRLLEGLKTQAQLSPQAEKIRQERRERRERRERQAAAAAVAARRVSQVRSDRKRSSASIRSNRTSRAPSLDSLPTDPTRTLSRGSTPDQSEASNKSSSTASGGGSRGSRESRVLTSARASTTTAEKKRQEAAPPPRRPRLDNIKSTIPKPGRLPPRKVTGEYMSR comes from the exons GCCCCGGGCGAGAGCCGCATCCCGACGGTGCGGCGGTCTggcctccctcgtccctcctcggCCGTTTCTAGACTCCAGCTCAGTGGTGTTCAGTACAAGCCGGGCGACCCCGCGCCCATCGCCCAAGCCCGCACCCACATTGTTGATCCTGCCGCCCACATCTACGAAGGCGCCCCCCAGCACCACACCAGCCCCGCTCACCACATCCCCGCAGGCCAGGCCGTTGTCCCCCGCCTCAGACTCTCATCCGGGAAGGTCGTTCGATACTCCGACGGGGACATTCTAGAGGCCCACAGCCGAAGGGCCTCCCGACCCTCCTCCACCGGCAGCCGACTCAGCTACCCTTACTCCAGCGGCGAGAGCTGGGTGGACGAGGACCGGGTATGGGGTAGGGAGCGGCACAGAGGTCTACGAGCCTCCACCGAGTCGGCCTTCTCGAGACAGCTGGCCAAGATCACTCGGGGCTCCGAGGAGGACGTTAGCGACCCGAGTCTCACTTACCGCGTCTCGAGCGTCCTCGGGGCTCGCACCTGCTGGGACGGGCCTCTGCTGCACGCCGCCGTCGAGCCGCACTCTAAGTACCCGACCCAAGAGAGCGTGGGGCGGCGGGTGGTCGTGGCAGGGACGGAGCATGGGACCCTGCGCTACTTCGGCCGGACCGCGTTCGCGAGTGGCGAGTGGTGCGGCATAGAGCTCGAGCGACCTGTCGGCAAGAACGATGGCTCTGTAAACGGTGTTATATACTTCTCGTGTCGGCCGGACTACGGGATCTTCGCGCCTGCAAGTAAAGTGTTCCTAATTCTCGACGAAATCGGCGGCAACGATGCGAGATCTGTAAACGTAGCGAACAGCGGTAAAGGTCAGATTTGGCAAGGCTTAATGCCGTCCTCTACACAAACTCAGGAACCCAATGCTGTCCGGCGCCGGCCGTCAGACGCATCCAATGCCACCTACACCATCGAGGGGCGTGACTCCTCGGTTCCGAACTCACCCGAGAGTCAAGAATCTCTCCAGACTCGCGACTTCACCCAAACGAAAGGAAGATCAGCCTGTCATGACGAGCACGAAGACGACGTGGCGAGTCTCGGCTCGCCGGAGGATGCCACTTGCGACGAGTCCTCGCTGGGCATCCTCACTCCAGACCAAATGCCAGACTTCACAGTCACTGCCTCCGCTTCCCTCGGCAGATCTCCCTCCGACGAGGACGTGGCAGCGCTAGAGGACGAGGTCTGCGACGCTTCTCTGCCGGCGGAAGCCTCTGGGCGGGAGGTGCCGCTGGTGCGCTGGGACTCTGAGCAGAGCATGAGCGGGGTCGTGGACGAGGAGCTCTTCAAGAAGGACGTGTCGGCCATCATCCGCGAACTTCGGACATCCGCCGAGGTCAGTTCCTCCAACAGCAGCTCCCCCACACGACCTCATCCTTCGCCCGAGACTGAACAGTTCCAGCACGAcgaggaggaagcagaaaaacaacaaaagaaagaggacgaaaaggaagaggagaagaagaaggtcgaACTTCAGCAGATTCAAGAGCACAAAGATCAAGAAGAGGCAATCCACGAGGAGGACCAGAGTGAGACCATTCACGAGCTTCGGGGAGTGCCCATAGGCGTTGACCTGTCGCGACTCCCGGCCATGGCACGGCGAGTGGCACCGCTCACCACGCGGCTTCTCCTCGCTTCGTCGACCACGGGCGAGGCAGCGCCTGACGTCGAGGCGGCCTGGAGCGGCAGTGCGGCGGCCATGACCACCAGTGCGGGCAGCCTCGACCAGGGGTATCAGGGCGATGCCGAGTGCGACCCCCGCTCCGAGGGCGGCACTGGCACTGCCTCCTCCCCTACGGAGGACGTCCGGCTGTTCCAGGGCGTGATCGACGTGGAGAGGCTCACGGAGGGAGATGTCAGCTTGGCAGATGACGAGGCCGAGGCGGACCATGGCCAGGTGACGGCGAGAGACAGAACCGCTCGGATCATAGACGGAAAGCTGTACCATAACCACCGCGAGCTCGGGCGCCCGCACGACCCCCACGCCTCGGAGATGGACTCCTCCGGCTTCTACTCGGACCTGGACCCCCGAGACCGCGAGGCCGAGGACGAGAGCGCCAGAACTGACCTTGAGCCGGTGCAAGAAGCTCTCGGAAACTCAAGCCTCCATGACTCTCTTCTGGACGACCACCTTCAGGACGACAACACTCACAATGACCACACCTTAGACGACCACTCCCTGAAGGACGACCTGACGTACAACAAAGACGCGAGCGTAGCAGTGGACGAGGAGGACCGAAGCTCGGCCAGCACGCTTCGCCCGGAGAGTAAAGACCTGACATCCATCGAGAACACGGACCGCTCGTACGCCCCCTCGCCCACCGAGCCCAAGCAGACCTCGCCGACGCCCGGCGAAAACGTCCAACTGACCTCGCTAGGCGGGACCAAGAGCGAGCTCGCAGTGATCACTGCGGAAGCCAAGCTCACCGACTCGGGGATTTACGTGGAGGCCGCCGAGGACCCAACGAAGGAGCAGCAGCAGGCTCCCAAGGTCAGGACATACGAAAAGCCGTGGCTGTCCCGCCCGCCACCGcccaagaagaaagaggaggtccGCAAGCATCTCCCTCCGCCGCCTCCCATGCCGAAGAAGAACGTGCAGTCGAAACTGAAGGCCATGCTGGAGGCGCAGGAGCCCGTGTCGGAGGAGACGCGCCGGCAGCGACAGCCCCGCAAGAACCGCTGGGACGCTGTCATGAACAAGATCGCCGAAGGCCAGAAGGACGAGAGGGTGCGTCCTAGAATCGAGGTGAAGAGTCGACTCCTCGAGGGGCTCAAGACACAAGCACAACTCTCGCCTCAGGCAGAGAAAATCCGCCAGGAgcgaagggagagacgagaacgACGAGAGCGCCAGGCGGCGGCCGCGGCCGTGGCTGCCAGGCGCGTCAGCCAGGTCAGGAGcgacaggaagaggag CTCCGCCAGTATCCGAAGTAATCGAACAAGTCGAGCACCTTCGCTCGACTCCTTACCGACCGATCCGACACGAACTTTGAGCCGAGGATCCACGCCGGACCAGTCTGAAGCGTCTAACAAATCGA